CCGATCGTGGACGCGGGGCGGGTAGACGGCGTGCTGCACGTCACCATCACGGTACAGGCCAAGTCCGAGGATGAGGCCGCCGCCCTTACCAAGCGCATGCCAGAACTGCGCGCCGCCGCGCTACCCGCGACGATCGAATTCGCCCGCCTGCGCGCCTCGCGCTTCGCCCCGGTAGACGTGGAGCGCCTCGCCGCGACGATCACCCTGCCGGTCAAGCGGGTAGACGCTACCGTCGACAAGGTTCTGATCGTGAAGGTCTCCGCGACGGAAGCGTGAGGACGCGGGCAGGTTGGAGCGGACATTAGCCGGGCGGTATTGAACCCCAAGCCCCGCCTTGGCTCTACTTCGCCGCCTGCTTCGAGCCGCCTGCGCCCTTGATTACCTTGCGCCCGGCAAGCGCCATAGACAGTTCCACCGCGCCTGCCGGGGACATGTTGGCCATGATCTGCGCAGTGGCGCGTTCGCGCATGCGGGTGGCCACTTCCTTCTGCACTTCGATGTCGAGCTTTTCGAAGATCGGCCCGGCGCGGTTCGGCTTCATCGTCTGGTAGATGCGCGCGAGGTTGTCATAAGGCACCGACGGGGCGCCGGCTCCGCCTGCCGCATCCGCAGCGGCGGGCTTGGCAGCCGCTTCGGCCTGCTGCTGCTTCACTTGGCCCGCAAGGCGCGCCTCGCCTGCGCGGACGGCCTGTTCGCGCATTTCCAGCTTGCGGCGGTTTGCCGCCGCGGTGCGATCCCGCTGTGCCGCCGCATCCTGAAGCGAGGCGCCCAGGCGGCTGGTTTCAGGCCCGGCCGCGCCGGCGATGTCGGGGGAGGCCGCCAGCGCGATCGCATTGGCAACCGCTGCCACCGCCGCGACGCCCAGCATTAGCCGCGTCGGCCGGGTCAGGGCTTTGAGACCGATCATGCCACGGCGCTGCCACGCGGAACGTGTGCGGACAGGATGTCGAACACCCTGCTGCTCAATTCCGTGGTCCGGGCGGAGGCGAGTGCATCCGCGCTTGCCCGACTGGCCTGCCCGGCGGCGCCTTCAGCGGCCTCGATCTGGGCGGCCCGAGGGCTGCGCGACCTTGCGGCCACTTCTGCTGCCTGTGCTTCGCTTGCCGCGTCCGATATGCGCTCCGCCACCGAATTGCCGATATCGACCATCATCGCCAGTTCTTCACGCAGAGCCTCGGCCGCAGCGGCGCCTTCCGCGCGCGCGGCAACGTCGTTGGCCAGGACGCAGCGCAGGTCGTCCAGCACCAGGCGGGCCTGCTGGGTCGCACGGTCCAGCCGGAACACCGCTTCGCCCAGATTGTTGTCACGCAAGGTGCGGATGCGGCGGTCCATGCGCACGCTTTGCACCAGCACGCACAGGCACAGCACCACGAGGACAAGGTTGATCGCGGCGGCGGCAGTCAGTCCTGCGGTCATTTCGGATATCCCTTGGAGATGTCGGTGGCCATGCGAATGGCGATGTTGCTGGAACGCTGGCCGATATGCGCGCGGCCCAGAGGTACGCCGCCGCAGTGGACCTGCAGGGCGTCTTCCGGGCTATGGCTGAGCGCGATGGTCTGTCCCACCGCAAGGCTGCGCACTTCGCGCAGGGACATCATCTTTTCGCCCAGCACGACGTCGACGGTGACCTCGGTATTGTAAAGCTCGCTGGCCATGTGCGCCGACCAGATGTGATCGCGGCCCAGCTTCTCGCCCATGAAGCGCTGAAGCAACTTGTCGCGCACCGGCTCGATCGTCGCATAAGGCAGCAGGATCGAGAACACACCGCCCCCGCCTTCCATGCTGACGCTGTAGCTGGCGACGGCGGCGGCATTGCTGGGCTCGGCGATGGCGGCGAAACGCGGGCTCGATTCCATGCGCTCAAGCCCCATCGTGACGGCGGCGATCTCTTCGAAGGCGGAGGCCAGGTCGTCGAGCGCCATCTGCACCACGCGGCTGACGAGGCTCATCTCGATGGTGGTGAAGCTGCGCGCCTCGGAAGGCTGCGTGCGGGCGCCGCCGCGCCCGCCCAGCAGCGCATCGACGATGGCATAGATCAGCCCGGCATCGACGGTGACGACGCCGTAGCTTTCCCAGGGCTTTACCTGGAACACGCCGAACAGTGATGGCAGCGGCATGTTGCCCATGAAATCGCCGAAGCGCACCGAAGTGATCGCCTCGAGGTTCACGTCGATCGCATCGGAGGTGAGGTTGCGCATAGAGGTGGCGAAATTGCGCACCATCCTCTCGCAGACCACTTCCAGCATCGGCAGCCGTTCGTGGCTGATGACGTTGGATTCCAGCACGGCCTTCAGGCCCCGGCGGGGCACGGTATCACCGTCCACGGCGGCAAGGCGGATGGTTTCCGGGCGAGGTGCGCAAGAAGCCGGATCGTCGTGCTCGCCGGTCATTGCTGGATCAGGTCCTGGATCAGCACGTCGCGCACCATGCCCGCGCCCAGCGCCTGGGTGGAGCGGCGCAGCATTTCTTCCTTGATGCGGAACACCGCAGCCGCGCCATTGAGATCGTCGGGGCGCAGTTCTCGCAGGAAGGGCTGCAGCGCATCGAGGATCACCGGCAGGCGTGCCTTGACGGCGTCGGTCTTGCCGTCGGCGGCGACGATTATGAAGCGCAGCTTGATAAACTTGGCCTGGGCGCCGCCGCCGCGCAGGTTCACCATCATCGGCGGAACCTCGATATAGGCGGCCGAAGGATCGGCGTCCGCTGTGCCGCCGTGCCCGGAAGTTTCAGCCGGCGCTTCCGCTTCAGTCTCCGGCTTTGCATGTTCGGCGCTGCCTTGCATGTACCACCAGACGCCGCCCGCGCCGGCCAGCATCCCGACCACCACGACGGCAATCGCGATCAGACGGTTGCGCTTCTTCTTTGCTGCTCCGGCCGCGCCGTCAACTGCCCCTTCGGACACCTCGACCGGCGCAACGTCGATCACCTCGCTGGACACGTAATCACCCCTGACACCCGGCCATTAAATCTTGCCCGCACATCCGCGCGCACGATTTCATTCCTATATATAGGATTGTTTCCCGGTCGGGGCCCCTTCCCGGCGGGTTATACCGAACTTTTTCGTGAAGGTGCCGCCATGGACGTCTCCTCCTTCGTTCTGCTGAGCCATGA
The DNA window shown above is from Novosphingobium sp. P6W and carries:
- a CDS encoding flagellar basal body-associated FliL family protein produces the protein MSSEVIDVAPVEVSEGAVDGAAGAAKKKRNRLIAIAVVVVGMLAGAGGVWWYMQGSAEHAKPETEAEAPAETSGHGGTADADPSAAYIEVPPMMVNLRGGGAQAKFIKLRFIIVAADGKTDAVKARLPVILDALQPFLRELRPDDLNGAAAVFRIKEEMLRRSTQALGAGMVRDVLIQDLIQQ
- the fliM gene encoding flagellar motor switch protein FliM; its protein translation is MTGEHDDPASCAPRPETIRLAAVDGDTVPRRGLKAVLESNVISHERLPMLEVVCERMVRNFATSMRNLTSDAIDVNLEAITSVRFGDFMGNMPLPSLFGVFQVKPWESYGVVTVDAGLIYAIVDALLGGRGGARTQPSEARSFTTIEMSLVSRVVQMALDDLASAFEEIAAVTMGLERMESSPRFAAIAEPSNAAAVASYSVSMEGGGGVFSILLPYATIEPVRDKLLQRFMGEKLGRDHIWSAHMASELYNTEVTVDVVLGEKMMSLREVRSLAVGQTIALSHSPEDALQVHCGGVPLGRAHIGQRSSNIAIRMATDISKGYPK
- a CDS encoding MotE family protein; the protein is MIGLKALTRPTRLMLGVAAVAAVANAIALAASPDIAGAAGPETSRLGASLQDAAAQRDRTAAANRRKLEMREQAVRAGEARLAGQVKQQQAEAAAKPAAADAAGGAGAPSVPYDNLARIYQTMKPNRAGPIFEKLDIEVQKEVATRMRERATAQIMANMSPAGAVELSMALAGRKVIKGAGGSKQAAK